The sequence below is a genomic window from Nicotiana tomentosiformis chromosome 6, ASM39032v3, whole genome shotgun sequence.
ATATAGTAATTTTAACAGAAACTCAATGGTACATTATAAAGTGAgaatttatcattttattttattgctTTTGTGACATTGCAGGAACAAGCTTACTGTTAGGACCTGATTCTTTGTCATCGGACGTGGCGCGGTTATGGCAAGGATTGAGGCATGATGGCCTTGCCATGGGCCTATGCGGGAGCGGAACGATCATGCGGGACAATGGACGAGAAACATTGTCAGGGGAACAAGTATTGGCCAAAGTCTTGGGACAGGCAAGACAAGTTTGGCAAAGGCTTGTCGAGGCAGTGCGGACAAGTTTGGGGCGGCATGAAGCGGCATGCGCGCCAAAGACAAAGGTACGGACAGTTCGGATTGTGGGGCGCCAAGTACAAGCTAAGCTAAAATGCGGAAGCGCGGAATGATGGCAAAGGGTTTCAATAGCTAAGGCAAAGCTATGTGAGACAAAATACAAGCAATGGCATGGGTGAAACAAGTATTGACAAATACAAGGCAGAAATGCGGCAAAGGCAATGTGCGGGCGGCAAAGAGTGTCGGGCGTGTGCGGCAAAATCATGGACAGCAGGTTGCGGACAAAGACATTGGCGCGGAGCGATGTCAAAATCAGCCAAGGCTGGGCGCAATGCCAGCCCTGGGCGTGCAATAGCTGACCAACAAAAGGGGCACATGCAGTGCACATGCCGTAGCAGTGGGCCGTTGTAGTTTTGTAATGACTTGTATCTATGTCTGTTTAATGCTTGTATGTAATGTCATTTCGTGTTGGAAAAATAGCCTAAGTAGTTGGGGATGTCAACTACAATATTAGGACAGAATTAGCAAAGCTGTGTACAAGGCAGGTTTCAGTGGAAGGTGGGGCCAGTACTCCACCAAAGAGCTTAGTGCTCCAGAAAACAGGGCCAAGTGCTCCACAATGCATGCTGATGAAGGCCATTTCGTGGTTAATGCCCCATTAAGTGGTCAAGGTGCTGATTTAGTGCTTGGAGTGGAACAAGCACTAGAATGAATTGTCCCTTTGTAATATTGTCCCTTCAGATCTGCCAGTGGCAGCACCTATACTTATAAATATGTGGGAATTTCGTGTGAAATTCAGGAGGAAGTCAGATAGAGAAGAGGGTCTTCATAAGAAGAAGAGTGTCTTCGAAAGGAAGTTCTGTTGTGAGACTTCCAAGTGGGAAACAAGAGagaaacgtgagggtttctaagtgtttcaaACGGGGGCTAAGGCTGGGCATTGGGCAGGTCTTAGTGTGCAAGATCGACTTGTGATCTTTGCTAGACGAAGTGGACTGTGAACGAATTGTGTTCATAGTAAAGTGGGAAACAAGAAAGAAACGTGAGGGTTTCTGAGTGTTTCAGAAGTGGGCTAAGTCTAGGCCTTCGGgcaggtcttagtgtgacaagatCGACTTGTGATCTTGGCTGGTCGAAGTGGGCTATGAACGACTTGTGTTCATAGCAAAGTGAGGGGTCCTTTGTATATTTTCATATTAATACAAAGGTTGGGATTTTCCCGTACTTGTTTGTGTTCTCTTTATGTTGCTATCGAATTTTGCTTAAGGCCGAACTTGTTGGAAAGTTGGCCAAGTGTTGGAAAAGGCTGAGTAACTTGAGTGTCAGGTTGCTGCCGCGCAGTGTCAATTAGGCGCGAAAATTTGGCCCAATTTGACCCTGTGACAAGCTGGTATCAGAACTGCCCTGATAAACTAATATCAGAGTAGAGCAAAGTTCGTAGCGGTGGTAAGACGATCAGTAGCAGAGTGTGTGTTGCTGTTTGAGAACATGGCTGGTGGCACAAATGCAGAACTGCGCCAAAGAGTGGAACAGTTGGAAGCACTCGTTGGGCAGGCTCTTGAAATGGGTTCTGATTCTTCTGTTCTTGCAAGAATGGCTCGCCTAGAGGCAGATTATGCAGCGAGGTATGAGACTACGCTGGCAGAAATGGCCTTAGTACGCAAGGATGAAGAAGAACTGCGCGAGGAGGTGGTTCAACTTCGAAGGGCGTTACAAAATAATGCCCCTAGAAACAATGATCGCACCAAAATTAGGATCCCGGAGCCAAAGGCTTATGGCGGTGCAAGAAGTGCCAAAGAACTGGAAAATTTCTTGTGGGATATGGAGCAGTATTTCCTGGCTGCTCGTGTGCCGAATGATGAAAAAGTGACCATCACACCGATGTATTTGACGGATGATGCAAAGGTTTGGTGGCGTACACGAGTAGTAGAGGCGGAAAGTGCTGGACTGCCCAAGATTGAAACTTGGGAGACGTTGAAGAAGGAATTAAAATCCCAATTCCTTCCAACAAACTCGTCGTGGGTGGCGAGAGACGGACTGCGCCACTTGAAACAAAGTGGTACGGTAAGGGAGTATGTCAAGGAATTTTCATCCTTGATGCTCAATGTAAGTAACATGGCAGAAGAAGACAAGCTGCATTACTTTATGAGCGGGTTGAAGGGTTGGGCGCAATTAGAGTTGAGAAGGCAGAATGTTCAAAGCCTCTCTACTGCTATTGCAGCGGCAGATGCGTTGGCTGACCTCAATATAGGTCATGACTCTACTGAATCTTCGCATTCAAAGTCCGACGGAAGAAAGGACAAGGGAAAGGAATGGAAGAAAAGTGGGAAAGGCCAAGCTGTCGAAGACGTGGGTCTTGCCAAGAATGGAAGGCAGACGGAGACTTCCAAAGGCAAGGACAGAGGCGGCAAATTCAGTGGCTGCTTCACTTGTGAGAGACCGCACTTGAAGAGGGACTGTCCGGTGCAGGCTAGGGTGAATGTTATGCTGGCTGCGGAGAGACAGGAACAAGTGGCGGAGGCAAATGCCATTGTGGCAAATGTGAATGCACCTACAGGGGAGTTGTTTGTGAACAACCCCTTAGGGTTGATTCGTTAAGTCGGCTCGACGAGGACGTCGATTTCAAAGGGTGCGGGTGGTTTGTTAGGACCTGATTCTTTGTCATCGGACGTGGCGCGGTTATGGCAAGGATTGAGGCATGATGGCCTTGCCATGGGCCTATGCGGGAGCGGAACGATCATGCGGGACAATGGACGAGAAACATTGTCAGGGGAACAAGTATTGGCCAAAGTCTTGGGACAGGCAAGACAAGTTTGGCAAAGGCTTGTCGAGGCAGTGCGGACAAGTTTGGGGCGGCATGAAGCGGCATGCGCGCCAAAGACAAAGGTACGGACAGTTCGGATTGTGGGGCGCCAAGTACAAGCTAAGCTAAAATGCGGAAGCGCGGAATGATGGCAAAGGGTTTCAATAGCTAAGGCAAAGCTATGTGAGACAAAATACAAGCAATGGCATGGGTGAAACAAGTATTGACAAATACAAGGCAGAAATGCGGCAAAGGCAATGTGCGGGCGGCAAAGAGTGTCGGGCGTGTGCGGCAAAATCATGGACAGCAGGTTGCGGACAAAGACATTGGCGCGGAGCGATGTCAAAATCAGCCAAGGCTGGGCGCAATGCCAGCCCTGGGCGTGCAATAGCTGACCAACAAAAGGGGCACATGCAGTGCACATGCCGTAGCAGTGGGCCGTTGTAGTTTTGTAATGACTTGTATCTATGTCTGTTTAATGCTTGTATGTAATGTCATTTCGTGTTGGAAAAATAGCCTAAGTAGTTGGGGATGTCAACTACAATATTAGGACAGAATTAGCAAAGCTGTGTACAAGGCAGGTTTCAGTGGAAGGTGGGGCCAGTACTCCACCAAAGAGCTTAGTGCTCCAGAAAACAGGGCCAAGTGCTCCACAATGCATGCTGATGAAGGCCATTTCGTGGTTAATGCCCCATTAAGTGGTCAAGGTGCTGATTTAGTGCTTGGAGTGGAACAAGCACTAGAATGAATTGTCCCTTTGTAATATTGTCCCTTCAGATCTGCCAGTGGCAGCACCTATACTTATAAATAGGTGGGAATTTCGTGTGAAATTCAGGAGGAAGTCAGATAGAGAAGAGGGTCTTCATAAGAAGAAGAGTGTCTTCGAAAGGAAGTTCTGTTGTGAGACTTCCAAGTGGGAAACAAGAGagaaacgtgagggtttctaagtgtttcaaACGGGGGCTAAGGCTGGGCATTGGGCAGGTCTTAGTGTGCAAGATCGACTTGTGATCTTTGCTAGACGAAGTGGACTGTGAACGAATTGTGTTCATAGTAAAGTGGGAAACAAGAAAGAAACGTGAGGGTTTCTGAGTGTTTCAGAAGTGGGCTAAGTCTAGGCCTTCGGgcaggtcttagtgtgacaagatCGACTTGTGATCTTGGCTGGTCGAAGTGGGCTATGAACGACTTGTGTTCATAGCAAAGTGAGGGGTCCTTTGTATATTTTCATATTAATACAAAGGTTGGGATTTTTCCGTACTTGTTTGTGTTCTCTTTATGTTGCTATCGAATTTTGCTTAAGGCCGAACTTGTTGGAAAGTTGGCCAAGTGTTGGAAAAGGCTGAGTAACTTGAGTGTCAGGTTGCTGCCGCGCAGTGTCAATTAGGCGCGAAAATTTGGCCCAATTTGACCCTGTGACACTTACCAACTTGGGAGTTAGTGTGATTTATAGAATGTTTggcaaagcaatttttttttttttttttcaaaagcactttttgtAAAAAATTGagctgtttggccaagcttttagaagaaaaaaaaagtgcttttgagaagAAACAAAAGCAGTTTTTTAGaagtagaaaaaaatagtttctctccGAAAGCATttttctgagaagcacttttgaaaaaaatacacttagaagtagttttcaaaagcttggtcaaacactaattactgctcaaaagtactttttaaattaattagccaaacacaaactgcttctcaccaaaagcacttttttaaaagtacttttgagaaaaacacttctcaaaataagttgattttagaagtttggccaaacggGCTATTATACTGTTAGACTGCAATCTAATCTTCTGTGATGAGTCCTCTAAAAAAGGAAATTGATCAACCAAGGTCTAGGTAGGTTTGAACTGATTCTTATCCACTAATTGAACGTCACATCATCTACAGTTTTGTTAATAATGAATCAGAAAATGGAAAAAAACTGCAAGTTGGAGCAGGAAATTTACGAAGAGAGCATTGAGTATATTATATACTGTATATACAACAAACTCTGCATTTGTTTATAAATGAAAAAATATGATACTGCATTGATTGGAATTGTCAATACATGAACATTTCGGGTAAGCTATCAAATACTTATCCAGAAACTGCCTTTTAACTTGTAAGGAAGGGAAAGGATTTCAAACATTGCTatgatattattcctaaatttATCCCCCTAACTAGAGGGAGATATTATAGCTTGAACAGTTTAGTCAGTGGATGCAAAATATTGATGTATCTACGACCTACTAAGATGCAGAATATTATTGCGTATTCTGTTACTTCTTTGTGAGACAATAAATTTGAATTCACTAGCTCAAAGTATTGTTCTAGTGGTAAGAGTACATTGCTTGGTGTGTGAGCTAGGCACACGTCACGAATTCGAACTTTATCTTAAATAGAAGTCTGATAATCTAAGTGGAGAAAAAAAGACGAAGTTGTCCGTTATTCACAGAGTTTCAAATTACGCGGCACTATCCCTCGAAATATTTCGTGATTATCGAAAAACTTAGAATGCTGCATATATATTTTTCAATACTTTTGAGCACTCAATGATGGAATTGTTGAAATGTGATCATATGTGTCCAGCCTTTTAGACAATATTTGGTGGATTATTGGGAACTGATATCATCAAATGTTCCATTCATCTCAATTCCTCTGTCATGCTTATCCTAGGGatatatatatgtcacgacccaaattcatggcacatatttttcgtgttgGGCCTAAATCCGTACGGATTTGTCTTGCGGGTTACGCCACATCGAGCTCCAAAAGTGCGTTTACTATGTAAACTTGTATCATGCCTTATAAAGCTCTTCACTATCCCCTCCTATTTTGATGTGGGATTCGCCTAAGGTGACATGTGCACCCCTTCTTCAGAAGTTTGCTAGCCTAGAAGCTCGTCAGTCCTGTTTGACCCGTCCTCATCGACCCGCCCTCCGTCATGGGTATCACATTCACCCCCTTAGGACTCCTCGCCCTCGTTGAGGTTTGCCACATCTTTGAGAAGGTGGTGATCCAAGCCCATGGCACGTATTGTCTGCTTTAGGCCTAGTCCCGTACGAATTTGTCTTTTTGGGCTACGCCACCTCGAGCCTCAaaggcgtgcaccatgtgaacttATGTCATACCTTATATAACTCTTCACTTTCCTCTCCTATTCCGATATGGGATTCGTCTAAGGTGACATGTGCACCCCTTATTCAGAAGCTTGTAAGCCTAGAAATCTGTCAGTCATGCTTGACCCGGCCTCATTGGCCCGCCCTCCGACATGGACATCATTAATCCACGTGTCAAGTCTATTCTTCCACAAATACAAAGAGTGTTGCTTGGTATGTGAGTTTGGCATACGTCAAGAAGAAAAGACGAAATTGTCCGTTATCCACCGAATTTCAAATTTCGTAGCACTATATTTCTCGATTATCCAAAAACTTAGAATGAtgcatatatatttttcaaaagtttGAGCGCTATGCACCTTATGCCTTTTATCTATATCCATCCAATGATAGGATTGTTGAAATGTGATAATGTGTGTCCAACCTTTTAGACGATATTTGGTGCATTATTGGTAACGGATAGCAGCAAATGTCCAATTCATCTAACAAGCTTCTCATATGGATATATCTATAATTTTCTTGAGTCATGGTATACAAGTAATTTTGCATATAGATGTATAgtttgtttggccaaacttttaaaatttgcttattttgagaaataaaaagtatttttggtgagaatcagtttatgtttgactaattaatttggaaaacacttttgagcaacaattagtttttggccaagcttttaaaaaatgtttctaaatgtatttttctcaaaagttctTTTCAAAAAAGTGTTTATGaggagaagctatttttttctatttttcaaaaattatttctgcttctactcaaaagtacttttttttctttgaaaaagcttggccaaataacTTCACtttgaaaaaagcacttttgactggaaaaaaaaatacttttggccaaaaaaaaaaagcttgaccaaacatgCTAGTAGTTTGAAACAATCTCTTTTGTTTGGTTTATAATATTTCCATGGAACAACTTTTGGGTATAAATTTTAGTCATGATTTTATATTTTCCATAATCATAAAAGCAATGTGCTGGTCAAATACTAGTTTATCAACCTCGGTGTTCATTTACTTCAGTTATGTGTATCATATTCGTTGTATTCTTCCCTAAAGAAACCAATAAAGTTTTTCTGGACGTATCTCGGTTATGAATTATATTGCTTGAACTTTTGAAAAATATTGTCGGATGCGTGACTAATCCTCCAAAAGTAATACAGTTTATTAAGGATCTGATTAGGATACAACAAATATTTTTGGAGAGTTAAAACGGCATAAGTTATGAGGAGGCCGGAGAGATAGTGTAGAGTTACAATCAAGAAATATGAAAATCATACACTTTAATCCACAgtttttttaaaagtttttgcgtttcttttttttttttcctccaaaaagttggaaaataattttgaaatttgTTTTTCAAACTTTAAACAAACGCTAGATTCCAATTTGAATCTCCCATTGGATTAGATTTTGACAAATTTGACACCAAGTggacgtttggacataagaattgtaaaaatccaaaataagGGGGTGAAATTTCTAGtgaaaaaatggtatttgaaatttttgacataagaaatttttcacttttttcgaaatcatcgtttggtcataaattttataatttttactaagatgtattttggaattttttcaaaatttgaaaaactccaaaaagctgtttttcaaaatttccacTTAGATctctcacaaaacttcaaaaacaacccaaaattatattcatgtcgaAGCagaactctaattttcaaataccattttcatttgaaaaaaaatttcacattttttttggtattttacaattcttatgtctaaACGCCacttagagttgtgtttggatatgaatataattttagATTATTTTTTAAGTTTTATGAGTGATtttagtgaaaattttaaaaaataactttttgaattttttttttaaatttcgaaaatttccaaaatatatattcaaatgaaaattgaattttttttgaacAAACGCTAATTTAGAAAAAgtgatttttaaaaaaagaaaagaaaattctatTATGTACAAAATGGCTCAACTCCTCAAAAGTCCAAATGAATCAGAATATAATATCTTTCACTATAATCTTGCATTGTCACATGTTGCTAGTAATCTTGAATGGTCACATCTTgcttttctttttgcattttcgTCCAACTTTTGCTTTAAACTGTGCTTTTTCAACTTTCTCCGCATTATATTCactttttgatttgttttttcCAAAAGTTTCCGTTCTAAGATTCTCTTCAGATTTGTTCTACTCGGTAAAAAAATGCTAATAAGTGCCAATTGTTTTTTAAGAACCAAACAGATCTTTTTTGTTGCAAATTTATTTTGCTACCTTTAATCAGAAGAATAATTAGAAACTTTTTAAATTACTTAAGAAAGTTCACAAATTGCAAACCTTATATTTTTGTAAACAtaagaaaatttataaaatattatagtcagagaaactatttttttgtgTCAAAGTACTGCCCCTCTATAAAAAGTAAGTACTTAATACCTCTGTCGACAGACATTAGTCTATGACTTTAGTTTCGTTCTCACCATTATATTACCTTTGCTTGTTATAACACCTAATATGTTTTATTGTCAAGGTTATAAATTTTATATCTTAATGATGTAAATATTCTTTGAGTGTGGTCGCAAACCATATCTTGATTGTCCAATTTATGAGTACATCCTTCATTCCCTTTTATTAGTTCAGTacgttaaaaatatttttctcttctACCTGTACATtttaacaaattaaaaaaaaaattattattttctttcgGTGTTATCCTTATTATTAAGTACCCACATTTCCTCATTATTGTTTTATTGATAGGATTTTAACAACTAATTATAGAGATAATTTAGTAAAAGAACGGTTAATAAAGTTTCTTAAAAGGGTGTCAAATCAATACTCACTCGGGTTCACTTTGATTTTTTTGGTTCTTTATACATATGCTAAGGAATTTACCAtttagcattaattaataatGAAATTGATCATATTATTCTTAATTTactcattgaaaatataacaaattactCCTAGGTTCTTTACTCCAATGACAACTTTGAAAAGAAGAAATTAATTACTTCGtgatatctgaaaaaatcaaatattgcgGACCACAAAAAAAAGACCAAAAAATCATTTAAAATGGATCAGAGGGAGTACTGAACTATGAAAGTAGCATAAAAGAGGATGTTGAGATGTATGTGCGTGCATACTAGGCTGAATAAGATTAGGATTGAAGGTATTTGGGAGAGGGTACGCGTGGCCCCGGTGAACGAGAAGATGCGGGAAGCtcgacttagatggttcggacacgtGCGGAGAAGAAGCCTAGATACCCCGGTTAGGATAtgtgagcggttggctttggcaggtacgagaagaggtagaaggtggcctaaaaagtattggggcgaggtgatcagacaggacaTGGCGTGACTCCAGATTTATGAAGATATAGCTCTTGATATGAAGGTGtagaggtcgagcattagggttgtaggttaaggGATAGTCGAACGGTTTTCCTCTTTGTGTCAGCTAGTGTGATAGTGTTAGTCTAGGACTGCTAGCGGTTTATGTTGTGTTTTACATTTTTGCATAGTCTTTGTGTTATTGCTTTTCTATTTATTTGTTGTCTCTCACGTTGCTGGTATTATTTTTCTGGTTTCTGTTGTTGTTATGGATCTATTGTCTTTGAGTTTCGGGTCTTTCAGAACTCTCTACCCCTTTGGATAATAGGTAAAGTTTGCATACATTCTACCATCTTTAAACCCGACTGATAAGATTTTATTgagtttttattgttgttgttgttggagtACCGAGCTAATAGTAATAAAAAGGAAGATGGAGGAAGTACCATTAAGCAACTATTGTGGCGCATATTTCCAATGTCGTAGAAACAATGAGACAAATAAATGCGTGGTTTGATAAAGACAACATTTGAGTCAACTATTTATTGAATGGCAATGAAACATATAGCCCGCTTCGTGGGCGTTTAGACATAGGAattgtaaaatttaaaaatagggtgaaaataattttaaagtaaaaatgatattttaaatttagaattgtgtttgaacatgaatataattttgggttgtttctGAAGTTTTGTGAATGATTTACGTAAAACTTTTGAAAAATAGCTCTttagagtttttcaaattttcgaaaatttccaaatTACATATTTaagtaaaaattgaaaattttatgaacaacgCTGATTTCGAAGGAAAatttttcttatgtccaaacggtaatatcagtttattttgagaaatatttttttcgaaaatacttttcaaaaaagtatttttggtaaTAAGCAGTCTGTATTTGGCTAactaatttgaaaaacacttttgaacagGAATTAATGTTTggccaaatttttaaaaattgcttctaagtgtatttttctcaaaagcgtttattagaaaaatacttttaaagagaaactattttttctacttctcaaaaattgcttctgcttctcctcaaaaatatttttttccttttaaaagcTGAGCCAAACACCTCATTTTTTGGGGAAAATTACTTTTGGCAGGAAAAAAAACATATCTGGCCCCAAAAAATGGTTCGCCAAACAGGCTAATAGTTCTAGTGGTTACAAAtccggggggggggggataaAGACTCTCATATTCAGTATGTGTTTTGAACATAGTAGCCAACACCTTGTAATATTTATGTAATTGACAAAAAAAGCCATAAAGAAAGTCaagaatataataaaaacaacaaataagTAAAAGTAGACTTTATGTTAGGTTTGATGTTATTAATATAATCAACAACTCTATATATTTGGTAAGTTTTTCTAAAAATAGGAAATGAGTTTAAATCGAACTATGTATATTCATATCTCTGAAGTATATGTTAAATGGATTGAAGAATTATTTCGAGTGCGAATTCAGATTTAATAAGATCTAGTGGCGGAGCCCAGACTTTTATACAAGCGGATTCAGACCTTAAAAATATTCGACAGTAAAAGAGATGTTGAATTAACAAATAAATATGATTTACCTAGTGCTCTTTATTTTGGTTCTAACAAAACCTTAAAGAAAATTTGCCTATGTATATAACAACTGATTTATTTACCTTTACAATTTGACAAGTTATTAAACTTCATAAATCTTTATAAATTTTACCGTAACAAACATAAGTTTGATCTATATTTATAATACTAgactttatttattaattttacttTAACTTGCACTAATTGTTACCAGAAAAAATAGAAAAGAGCTAAGCTAAATTAATAATTTCATAAAGAAAGCTCCATAACTATGGAAAGAGACTAAATTAAaatttacaaaaagaaaaagaaaaagaagaagactaAAGGCGTTTGCACATAAGAATAG
It includes:
- the LOC104092874 gene encoding uncharacterized protein, with the translated sequence MAGGTNAELRQRVEQLEALVGQALEMGSDSSVLARMARLEADYAARYETTLAEMALVRKDEEELREEVVQLRRALQNNAPRNNDRTKIRIPEPKAYGGARSAKELENFLWDMEQYFLAARVPNDEKVTITPMYLTDDAKVWWRTRVVEAESAGLPKIETWETLKKELKSQFLPTNSSWVARDGLRHLKQSGTVREYVKEFSSLMLNVSNMAEEDKLHYFMSGLKGWAQLELRRQNVQSLSTAIAAADALADLNIGHDSTESSHSKSDGRKDKGKEWKKSGKGQAVEDVGLAKNGRQTETSKGKDRGGKFSGCFTCERPHLKRDCPVQARVNVMLAAERQEQVAEANAIVANVNAPTGELFVNNPLGLIR